A DNA window from Anastrepha ludens isolate Willacy chromosome 6, idAnaLude1.1, whole genome shotgun sequence contains the following coding sequences:
- the LOC128867196 gene encoding uncharacterized protein LOC128867196, which translates to MTYNRRRNIFSLGDFHQYPNPTQQIKAQLNRRQNSDPFERDPFKIQSYNFRYAERPSSSLANLANSCAQPSHQSPSSQKRFETFFYNYDFTSSVHDKENSRTNKFREFRRRKFLLDHQQQNPTTATMHERLHPNNGNGTRRTAAESATAAANPGVNSGRASLSGSEYERMRGSDNGGRHHQTLGCATDTSSIGTSGVPRAEREYVGTTSQKYGRTTNACSTGNREYMRALASAHIGASAQPNYLGRGRCNSPSTLEYIRQLRVEATGDGRVIRQQGYNSNGSLLDSAKGADFQELSCSRASSSKHVRQPLHTIRSASPNRVTTTVEKSEDTCSGCQINISIKGLDSTELGDNVVIKIESDNNTPTKMSPKTDTKNAQHTIAKLMEIRHNSEMNRNLDIKPGTFAHQQRATIHDSSSASFVIDKSLSKFAMTSSDERELRKFRPRSSSHSRLPVTSSTARVMGFASFTNPMRVPNSSEGINRNAKNLSNERMPSMVPWRLDTTVRHGFSQDDDVMKPAHARASSPIKHSRPSYDVTLSDVRKIRRQAVVAAYKPLSLQRTPNTTRKAEDYGSGGCSKASSTAADSEKGKQLTPGKAAASWKADDVRHRQSHHSLRGLKESKDTVNSHPNSQMELRRSPTMILRPSRSNIRPGQTTQFATDSQSHLSVKTTPVNVNINVFADKLKLLRV; encoded by the exons ATGACTTATAATCGTCGCCGGAACATAT TTTCTTTGGGCGATTTTCATCAATATCCAAATCCCACACAGCAAATAAAAGCTCAACTCAATCGACGCCAAAATTCTGATCCCTTCGAACGTGATCCATTCAAAATCCAATCATACAATTTTCGCTACGCCGAACGTCCATCATCTTCCCTAGCGAATTTGGCCAATAGCTGCGCTCAACCATCGCATCAGTCGCCATCATCGCAAAAACGTTTTGagacatttttctacaattatGACTTCACTTCTTCTGTGCATGACAAAGAAAATTCTCGAACAAACAAGTTTCGCGAATTTCGTCGACGGAAATTCCTTTTGGATCACCAACAACAAAATCCGACAACGGCGACCATGCACGAACGATTGCACCCAAACAATGGCAATGGCACAAGACGTACAGCCGCTGAGTCCGCTACAGCTGCAGCAAATCCAGGCGTCAACTCTGGTCGGGCCAGCCTATCGGGCAGTGAATACGAACGTATGCGCGGAAGCGACAATGGCGGCCGACATCATCAAACACTTGGCTGTGCCACAGATACAAGCAGCATTGGCACATCCGGTGTGCCCCGTGCAGAACGCGAATATGTTGGCACAACCTCCCAAAAGTACGGTCGTACGACGAATGCGTGCTCTACTGGGAACCGAGAATACATGCGGGCGCTTGCCTCTGCTCACATCGGTGCATCGGCCCAACCAAACTACCTTGGTCGGGGCCGTTGCAACAGCCCCTCGACCCTCGAATACATTCGACAGCTGCGCGTTGAAGCGACGGGTGACGGGCGCGTTATTAGACAGCAAGGTTACAACTCCAATGGCTCATTGCTTGATAGCGCGAAGGGCGCTGACTTTCAAGAATTGTCATGCTCAAGAGCGTCATCGTCAAAACATGTTCGACAACCCTTACATACCATACGTTCAGCTTCCCCGAATCGGGTAACTACGACAGTGGAGAAGTCGGAGGACACTTGTTCTGGTTGCCAAATCAATATCAGCATCAAAGGTTTGGACTCAACCGAATTGGGCGATAATGTTGTTATCAAGATCGAGTCGGATAACAATACACCCACTAAAATGAGTCCGAAAACGGACACTAAGAATGCGCAGCATACTATAGCTAAATTAATGGAAATCAGACATAACTCCGAAATGAACCGCAATCTCGATATTAAACCGGGAACTTTTGCACACCAGCAAAGGGCAACAATACATGACTCATCATCTGCATCTTTTGTAATCGATAAAAGTCTCTCCAAGTTTGCGATGACTTCCTCCGACGAGCGCGAGCTACGTAAGTTCAGGCCACGCAGTTCTTCTCATTCCCGCTTGCCTGTCACTTCATCAACTGCACGTGTAATGGGGTTCGCCTCTTTCACCAACCCAATGCGCGTACCGAATAGCAGTGAAGGTATTAATCGCAACGCAAAAAATTTATCCAATGAACGTATGCCGAGCATGGTTCCATGGCGCTTGGATACGACAGTGAGGCATGGGTTTTCGCAGGATGACGATGTCATGAAACCAGCGCATGCACGTGCCTCGAGTCCGATCAAGCACTCGCGACCCTCATACGATGTCACGCTCAGCGATGTGCGCAAAATCCGTCGTCAGGCAGTTGTTGCAGCCTATAAACCTCTTTCTTTACAGCGCACACCCAACACTACGCGTAAAGCTGAAGATTACGGTAGTGGGGGATGTAGCAAAGCAAGCAGCACAGCGGCGGACAGTGAGAAGGGCAAGCAATTGACACCCGGCAAAGCTGCAGCGAGCTGGAAAGCTGATGATGTGCGCCACCGACAATCACATCACTCTTTGCGTGGTTTGAAGGAAAGCAAAGACACCGTAAACTCGCATCCAAACTCGCAAATGGAACTCAGACGTTCGCCCACGATGATCTTGCGACCCAGCAGATCGAACATTCGGCCGGGCCAAACAACACAGTTTGCAACGGACAGTCAAAGCCACTTGAGTGTTAAGACCACCCCAGTCAATGTCAATATCAATGTGTTTGCGGACAAACTTAAGTTGTTACgtgtttga